A stretch of Rubinisphaera margarita DNA encodes these proteins:
- a CDS encoding peroxiredoxin family protein, giving the protein MSCRVLRIMLAVCLPIAPLLGGCSEPETPPPATTYSYSSDSDYGNDYYNVTPENIVFKDELASNTTPPQGLDDLQFVDTDGNPVLLKDVLGEKNVVLIFTQGFYGTLCPFCTTQTARLIANYDKFKELETEILVVYPGPRDHLDEFIKVAQTDSKAQMDRVPFPILLDEEFKAVDFFDIRSQNAHPSTYVIDKQGNVLLAYVGKDHTADRPSVKKILESLKAAQD; this is encoded by the coding sequence ATGTCTTGCCGCGTTTTGCGAATCATGCTTGCGGTCTGCCTGCCGATTGCTCCGCTTCTGGGGGGCTGTTCAGAGCCGGAGACGCCGCCACCGGCGACGACTTACTCGTACTCTTCGGACTCCGACTACGGCAACGACTACTACAATGTCACGCCGGAGAACATCGTCTTCAAAGACGAGTTGGCCTCGAATACGACTCCGCCTCAGGGGTTGGATGATCTGCAGTTCGTGGACACGGACGGCAACCCGGTGCTGCTGAAGGATGTGCTGGGCGAGAAGAATGTCGTGCTGATTTTCACGCAGGGTTTCTACGGCACACTCTGTCCGTTCTGTACCACGCAGACAGCTCGCCTGATTGCCAATTACGACAAGTTTAAAGAACTTGAGACAGAGATTCTCGTTGTCTATCCGGGGCCTCGGGATCATCTTGATGAATTCATCAAGGTCGCGCAGACCGACAGCAAGGCGCAAATGGATCGGGTCCCGTTCCCGATTCTGCTCGACGAAGAATTCAAAGCCGTCGATTTTTTCGATATCCGTTCACAGAACGCCCATCCTTCGACGTATGTCATCGATAAGCAGGGGAATGTCCTCCTGGCCTACGTGGGGAAAGATCACACTGCCGACCGGCCGTCGGTTAAGAAGATTCTGGAGAGTCTCAAGGCCGCTCAGGACTGA